Proteins from one Parvibaculum lavamentivorans DS-1 genomic window:
- a CDS encoding class I SAM-dependent methyltransferase — MQAEMTRQMIANFNDPAAVAQYTEGPVRFVPGYTELHRMTAILLGERAPANARVLVLGAGGGMELKALAEAHVRWTFEGVDPAGEMLKLAERTLGSLAPRVELREGYIEDASEGPFDAAACLLTLHFLDRGTRVRTAAEIRRRLKPGAPFVAAHSSFPQDEASRPQWLSRYAAYAVAAGADPEMAEKARAGVAAHLDLLTPEEDEAVLREAGFSDVAMFYAAFTWRGWVAYA, encoded by the coding sequence ATGCAGGCTGAGATGACGAGACAGATGATCGCGAATTTCAACGATCCCGCCGCCGTTGCTCAGTATACGGAGGGTCCGGTGCGCTTTGTGCCCGGCTATACGGAGCTTCACCGGATGACGGCGATCCTGCTTGGCGAGCGGGCGCCCGCGAATGCGCGCGTGCTTGTGCTCGGCGCGGGGGGCGGGATGGAGCTGAAGGCGCTGGCGGAGGCGCATGTCCGCTGGACCTTCGAGGGCGTGGACCCGGCGGGCGAGATGCTGAAGCTTGCGGAGCGGACGCTTGGGAGCCTCGCGCCGCGCGTGGAACTCCGCGAGGGCTATATCGAGGATGCGAGCGAGGGACCGTTCGATGCGGCGGCCTGCCTGCTGACGCTGCATTTTCTCGACCGGGGGACACGCGTGCGGACGGCGGCGGAAATCCGGCGGCGGCTCAAGCCCGGCGCGCCTTTCGTGGCCGCGCATTCGAGCTTTCCGCAGGATGAAGCGTCGCGGCCGCAATGGCTCTCGCGCTATGCGGCCTATGCTGTGGCGGCCGGCGCGGACCCGGAGATGGCCGAGAAGGCGCGCGCGGGCGTGGCGGCGCATCTCGACCTGCTGACGCCGGAAGAGGACGAGGCGGTGCTGCGCGAGGCGGGGTTTTCCGATGTCGCGATGTTCTATGCGGCGTTCACGTGGCGCGGCTGGGTTGCTTATGCGTGA
- a CDS encoding Rrf2 family transcriptional regulator, giving the protein MKRNSQLSGVLHVLLHMDAHDAPMTSEVLAGAMQTNPVVIRRIMAGLREAGYVRSEKGHGGGWSIACDLKAVTLRDIHEALGGPSLLAIGNRTEAPGCLVEQAVNAALTQAFDEAEALLLKRLGGVTLAALARDFKKRLAARGGPHEMEKAHAG; this is encoded by the coding sequence ATGAAACGGAACAGCCAATTGTCGGGCGTGTTGCATGTGTTGCTGCATATGGATGCCCATGACGCGCCGATGACTTCCGAGGTGCTTGCGGGGGCGATGCAGACGAATCCGGTGGTCATCCGGCGGATCATGGCGGGGCTTCGGGAGGCGGGGTATGTGCGCTCGGAGAAGGGGCATGGGGGTGGCTGGTCGATCGCCTGCGACCTGAAGGCGGTGACGCTGCGCGACATTCATGAGGCGCTGGGCGGCCCTTCCCTGCTTGCCATCGGCAACCGGACCGAGGCGCCGGGCTGCCTGGTCGAGCAGGCGGTGAATGCGGCGCTGACGCAGGCATTCGACGAGGCGGAGGCGCTGCTGCTCAAGCGGCTGGGCGGGGTGACGCTGGCGGCGCTGGCCAGGGATTTCAAGAAGCGCCTCGCCGCGCGGGGCGGGCCACACGAAATGGAGAAAGCCCATGCAGGCTGA
- a CDS encoding toll/interleukin-1 receptor domain-containing protein yields MARCTAPVRGHRSAAAAADCPACGSRYGRGYSSYGYSRQSSTPSYSTPSYFSSGSSGGGRSRGGGSSSPRTTKPRWSSAVSSQFYTTEEVRALTPIRETVEKRASLPDLRHIFLCHAWDDRQGVAKELYDLLVSRDVSVWFSENDIGLGEPFLRAIDKGLAKSRVGIVLVTPALLKRLPAAGVADKELSVLLARDQLVPIVHNTTYEALREVSPMLASRNGLDTAEMPMADVAAKLAELVAV; encoded by the coding sequence ATGGCTAGATGCACAGCACCAGTGAGAGGTCATCGCTCAGCGGCCGCTGCTGCGGATTGCCCAGCATGTGGTAGCCGCTATGGCCGAGGCTACAGCAGCTACGGGTACTCGCGCCAATCCTCTACCCCGTCCTACTCTACTCCATCCTACTTCTCGTCAGGGAGCAGTGGCGGCGGTCGAAGCCGCGGTGGCGGTAGCAGTTCCCCTCGCACCACCAAACCGCGCTGGTCGAGCGCCGTTTCGTCTCAGTTTTACACGACCGAGGAAGTAAGGGCGCTCACGCCAATCCGCGAGACCGTCGAGAAGCGAGCGTCCCTGCCCGATCTTCGGCACATATTTCTGTGCCACGCGTGGGATGACCGGCAGGGCGTTGCCAAGGAGTTGTATGATCTGCTCGTGTCACGCGATGTCTCGGTCTGGTTCAGCGAGAATGACATTGGCCTCGGCGAACCATTCCTCCGCGCTATCGACAAGGGCTTGGCGAAGTCCCGGGTAGGGATTGTGCTGGTGACCCCGGCGCTGCTGAAGCGTCTTCCCGCAGCAGGTGTAGCTGACAAGGAGCTTTCAGTACTTCTAGCGCGTGACCAACTCGTTCCCATCGTGCATAACACAACGTACGAAGCTCTCCGCGAAGTAAGCCCAATGCTCGCCTCGCGAAACGGCCTGGACACTGCAGAAATGCCAATGGCTGACGTCGCGGCTAAGCTCGCCGAGCTGGTGGCCGTCTAA
- a CDS encoding chaperone modulator CbpM: MTGIEELVEGIEALQRRDLEAWIAEELVAPREEAGALVFSEMDCARVRLICTLRYELEIEAGALPVILSLLDQLYDTRQQLMALTAAVARQDEAVREAVIEAMRE, encoded by the coding sequence ATGACCGGGATCGAGGAACTGGTGGAAGGGATCGAGGCGCTGCAGCGGCGCGACCTCGAGGCATGGATCGCCGAAGAGCTTGTGGCGCCGCGCGAGGAAGCGGGCGCGCTCGTCTTTTCGGAGATGGACTGCGCGCGGGTGCGGCTTATCTGCACGCTCCGCTACGAGCTCGAGATCGAGGCGGGGGCGCTTCCCGTCATCCTGTCGCTGCTCGACCAGCTTTACGACACGCGGCAACAGCTCATGGCGCTGACGGCGGCCGTGGCACGGCAGGACGAGGCTGTGCGGGAGGCTGTGATCGAGGCGATGAGGGAGTGA
- a CDS encoding DnaJ C-terminal domain-containing protein, producing the protein MDDPYETLGVARTASEAEIKSAFKKLARKLHPDLHPGDKAAEAQFKSVSAAYDLLKDSEKRRRFDAGEIDAGGAERPQERYYRDFADAGFAGGPGAHAAGDGFASNEDLNDFFARAFGEGGAFGGARRRGAEFKARGQDVSYTLPVSFLDAAKGAVRTLTMPDGKTLNVTIPEGAEDRQMLRLKGQGMPGFGGGPAGDAYVELHVTPHAFFRRKDDNIHVEIPVTLKEAVLGARIEVPTIAGPVAMTIPKGSNTGKVLRLRDKGVKNRKSGVRGHQMVTLKVVLPEGEEPALAEFLESWEPRTQQDPRKEMLP; encoded by the coding sequence ATGGACGATCCTTACGAGACGCTTGGTGTGGCGCGGACGGCGAGCGAGGCGGAGATCAAGTCGGCCTTCAAGAAGCTCGCGCGGAAGCTTCACCCCGACCTGCACCCCGGCGACAAGGCGGCCGAGGCGCAGTTCAAATCGGTGTCGGCGGCCTATGACCTCCTCAAGGACAGCGAGAAGCGGCGGCGCTTCGACGCGGGCGAGATCGACGCGGGCGGCGCGGAGCGGCCGCAGGAACGCTACTACCGCGACTTCGCCGATGCGGGCTTTGCCGGCGGGCCGGGCGCGCACGCGGCGGGCGACGGCTTTGCGAGCAACGAGGACCTCAACGACTTCTTCGCGCGCGCCTTCGGCGAGGGCGGCGCTTTCGGCGGCGCGCGGCGGCGCGGCGCCGAGTTCAAGGCGCGGGGACAGGATGTGAGCTATACGCTGCCCGTTTCCTTTCTCGACGCGGCGAAGGGCGCTGTCCGTACACTGACGATGCCGGACGGCAAGACGCTGAACGTGACCATTCCCGAAGGCGCGGAGGACCGGCAGATGCTCAGGCTGAAGGGCCAGGGCATGCCCGGCTTCGGCGGCGGGCCGGCGGGCGACGCCTATGTGGAACTGCATGTGACGCCGCACGCCTTTTTCCGCCGCAAGGACGACAATATCCATGTCGAGATCCCCGTGACGCTGAAAGAGGCGGTGCTCGGCGCGCGCATCGAGGTGCCGACGATCGCGGGGCCCGTCGCCATGACGATCCCGAAGGGATCGAACACGGGTAAGGTTTTGCGGCTGCGCGACAAGGGCGTGAAAAACCGGAAGAGCGGCGTGCGCGGACACCAGATGGTGACGCTGAAAGTCGTTCTGCCCGAGGGCGAGGAACCGGCGCTGGCCGAATTTCTCGAAAGCTGGGAACCGCGCACGCAGCAGGACCCGCGCAAGGAGATGCTGCCATGA
- the mltF gene encoding membrane-bound lytic murein transglycosylase MltF, whose translation MAWLRRAGAALRARMRLPATRSRIPWIVPLLLVLFGANHFIYLYVYRPPVPQGIEAIRDSGKLVVLTRLAPTTWYEGADGLTGFEYEMMQRLGKSLGVEVEYRIYDTEQGLMEALAARKGHLAAAGLAVTEARKAAFAIGPEYETVRQLLACRRDVALPKKPSGIKDLRLVASRGTPAAEALAIAVGKIETVSVTELNQSTEELLARAAAGDFDCVAADSLIFKVNNPYHPELVQAFDLTGEMPVAWFLAPGSEDLKDHLRAWFAGAKKSGAVAALQRRFSGFLPLFDYVDLRAFNRAVEERLPDYEKLIRRAARENKLSWQLLAAIAYQESHWNPDAISPTGVRGFMMLTRQTAEHLGVENRLDPAESIAAGTRYLADIKRKLPPSVQEPDRTWFALAAWNLGLGHVYDARALATRLGRDRDNWADLRRVLPLLNNAAYTDGLKHGRARGGQAVHFVQQVRTYMHILEAGSGS comes from the coding sequence ATGGCTTGGCTGCGGCGTGCCGGAGCGGCGCTTCGCGCCCGCATGCGGCTGCCCGCCACCCGCAGCCGCATTCCGTGGATCGTGCCGCTCCTCCTCGTCCTTTTCGGCGCAAACCACTTCATCTATCTCTATGTCTATCGCCCGCCGGTCCCGCAAGGCATTGAAGCCATTAGGGATTCCGGCAAGCTCGTGGTGCTGACGCGGCTTGCGCCCACCACCTGGTATGAAGGCGCGGATGGCCTCACCGGCTTCGAATACGAGATGATGCAGCGCCTCGGAAAGTCGCTTGGGGTCGAGGTCGAATACCGGATTTACGATACGGAACAAGGGCTTATGGAGGCGCTCGCCGCCCGCAAGGGCCACCTCGCCGCCGCCGGCCTCGCCGTCACGGAGGCGCGCAAGGCGGCATTCGCCATCGGCCCGGAATATGAGACGGTGCGCCAGCTTCTCGCCTGCCGCCGCGATGTGGCGTTGCCGAAAAAGCCAAGTGGGATCAAGGACTTGCGCCTCGTCGCCTCGCGCGGTACGCCCGCCGCCGAGGCGCTGGCCATCGCCGTCGGCAAGATCGAAACCGTCTCCGTCACGGAATTAAATCAGTCTACGGAGGAGTTGCTGGCGCGCGCCGCCGCAGGCGATTTCGATTGCGTCGCGGCGGACAGTCTCATCTTCAAGGTCAACAATCCCTACCACCCGGAACTCGTTCAAGCCTTTGATTTGACTGGAGAAATGCCCGTCGCCTGGTTTCTCGCGCCGGGCTCGGAAGACCTGAAGGACCACCTCCGCGCCTGGTTCGCGGGAGCTAAAAAGTCGGGCGCGGTCGCCGCGCTCCAGCGCCGTTTTTCAGGTTTTCTGCCGCTTTTCGATTATGTCGATCTGCGCGCCTTCAATCGCGCTGTCGAGGAGCGGCTGCCCGATTACGAAAAGCTGATCCGGCGCGCCGCGCGCGAAAATAAGCTTTCCTGGCAACTACTTGCGGCCATCGCCTATCAGGAATCGCATTGGAACCCGGATGCCATAAGCCCCACCGGCGTGCGCGGTTTCATGATGCTCACTCGTCAGACAGCGGAGCATCTCGGCGTCGAAAACCGTCTCGACCCGGCCGAGAGCATTGCCGCAGGCACGCGCTATCTCGCTGATATCAAAAGGAAACTTCCCCCAAGCGTCCAGGAGCCGGACCGCACCTGGTTCGCGCTCGCCGCTTGGAATCTCGGCCTCGGCCATGTCTACGACGCCCGTGCCCTGGCCACGCGTCTCGGCCGCGATCGCGATAATTGGGCGGATCTCCGCCGTGTTTTGCCTCTCCTCAACAATGCTGCGTACACGGATGGTCTGAAACATGGCCGCGCGCGGGGCGGGCAGGCGGTCCATTTCGTCCAGCAGGTCCGCACCTATATGCATATTCTCGAGGCCGGCTCGGGCAGTTAG
- a CDS encoding OmpW/AlkL family protein has translation MKNYRAGVAAIALVAGFSVTPAHAEFTGKSAGDFMVRARAIAVIPDEDASTTIGGNVSIDNDVVPEVDFTYFVTDSIALELIAATTKHDVSHNAGIDLGEVSLLPPTLTLQYHFMPKERFSPYVGAGLNYTIFYNEDVAAGSPVTSIDYDNAFGYALQVGADYALNDNWYANVDVKKLFLSTDVSMNGGAITADVDIDPWIVGVGVGYRF, from the coding sequence ATGAAGAACTACAGGGCAGGGGTGGCGGCAATTGCGCTGGTGGCGGGCTTCTCGGTCACACCGGCACACGCCGAATTCACAGGCAAGTCGGCGGGCGATTTCATGGTCCGCGCCCGCGCCATCGCGGTCATACCCGATGAGGACGCATCGACGACCATCGGCGGAAACGTGAGCATCGACAACGACGTAGTCCCGGAAGTCGACTTCACCTACTTCGTCACCGACAGCATCGCGCTCGAGCTCATCGCGGCGACGACCAAGCATGACGTGTCCCACAATGCGGGTATCGATCTCGGCGAAGTAAGCCTTCTGCCGCCGACACTTACGCTGCAGTACCACTTCATGCCGAAGGAGCGTTTCAGCCCCTATGTAGGCGCGGGCCTCAACTACACGATCTTCTACAACGAGGACGTCGCAGCCGGCAGTCCGGTCACGAGCATCGATTACGACAATGCTTTCGGCTATGCGCTACAGGTTGGTGCCGACTACGCGCTCAACGACAACTGGTATGCGAACGTCGACGTGAAGAAGCTTTTCCTCAGCACCGACGTGTCGATGAATGGCGGCGCCATCACGGCCGATGTCGACATCGATCCCTGGATCGTCGGCGTCGGTGTCGGCTACCGCTTCTAG
- a CDS encoding flavin-containing monooxygenase, whose protein sequence is MGDSIRSLVEGTEVKKRPLAVAILGAGAAGLCMAIKLREAGIGDFTIFEKAASVGGTWRDNTYPGSGCDVPSMLYSFSFEPKPDWSRKFAPQPEIVEYFEGVARKYDLLPRIRFNTEITEARFDEAAALWRLRAASGEEFEANVLISGVGQLNRPAMPKIEGLNDFKGVAFHSARWNHDADLAGKRVGVIGNGASAIQFVPEIAPQVGRLTIFRRTPNWCVPKPDRPYTEREKALFRAFPWLVKLQRYLTYLTLERNYLAFVQGSWFGKLFERASLKEMESHIKDPALRKKLTPDYPAGCKRILLTNDWYPALARDNVHVETSHISRIAADAIVTEDGVAHPVDAIIFATGFESTDFLAPMKVVGRGNVDLNDAWAEGAEAHRGVAVAGFPNFFMLYGPNTNLGHNSIIFMIECQANYIAQLAGALQNSRLRYLDVRKEAMESFNRTLQRDMQKTVWAAGCSSWYKTAEGKVTNNWSSFTARYWWEMRHPDFAEYALVG, encoded by the coding sequence GTGGGAGACTCGATCAGGTCGCTGGTGGAAGGCACGGAGGTCAAAAAGCGCCCCCTCGCCGTCGCCATTCTCGGTGCGGGTGCGGCCGGCCTCTGCATGGCGATCAAGCTCCGGGAAGCGGGCATCGGCGATTTCACGATCTTCGAAAAGGCCGCCAGTGTCGGCGGCACCTGGCGGGACAACACCTATCCGGGTTCGGGCTGCGATGTGCCCTCCATGCTCTATTCCTTCTCCTTCGAGCCGAAGCCGGACTGGAGCCGGAAGTTCGCGCCTCAGCCGGAAATTGTCGAATATTTTGAAGGCGTTGCCCGCAAATACGATCTGCTTCCGCGCATCCGCTTCAACACCGAAATCACCGAGGCCCGCTTCGACGAGGCTGCTGCGCTCTGGCGCCTGCGCGCCGCCAGCGGCGAGGAGTTCGAGGCCAATGTGCTGATTTCCGGCGTCGGCCAGCTCAACCGTCCGGCCATGCCGAAGATCGAAGGCCTCAATGATTTCAAGGGCGTAGCCTTCCACTCCGCGCGCTGGAACCACGACGCGGACCTTGCGGGCAAGCGTGTCGGCGTCATCGGCAATGGCGCCAGCGCCATCCAGTTCGTACCGGAGATCGCGCCGCAAGTCGGCCGCCTCACCATTTTCCGGCGCACGCCCAACTGGTGTGTGCCCAAACCCGACCGGCCTTATACCGAGCGGGAAAAGGCGCTTTTCCGCGCTTTTCCGTGGCTGGTGAAGCTCCAGCGATACCTCACCTATCTCACGCTGGAGCGGAACTACCTCGCCTTCGTGCAGGGCAGCTGGTTCGGCAAGCTCTTCGAGCGAGCCTCCCTGAAGGAAATGGAAAGCCACATCAAGGATCCCGCCCTCCGCAAGAAGCTGACACCGGACTATCCCGCCGGCTGCAAGCGCATCCTCCTGACGAATGACTGGTATCCGGCGCTCGCCCGCGACAACGTGCATGTGGAAACGAGCCATATTTCGCGCATCGCCGCCGATGCCATCGTGACGGAAGATGGCGTCGCCCATCCCGTCGACGCCATCATCTTCGCCACCGGCTTTGAATCGACGGATTTCCTCGCCCCGATGAAAGTCGTCGGCCGCGGCAATGTCGATCTGAACGACGCCTGGGCGGAAGGCGCCGAAGCCCATCGCGGTGTCGCCGTGGCGGGTTTTCCCAATTTTTTCATGCTTTACGGCCCGAACACGAACCTCGGGCATAATTCGATCATCTTCATGATCGAATGCCAGGCGAACTACATCGCCCAGCTTGCAGGCGCCCTGCAGAACAGCAGGCTCCGCTACCTGGATGTTCGCAAGGAAGCCATGGAAAGCTTCAACCGGACGCTCCAGCGGGACATGCAGAAGACCGTCTGGGCGGCGGGCTGCTCAAGCTGGTACAAGACCGCAGAAGGCAAGGTCACCAACAACTGGTCGAGCTTTACCGCCAGATATTGGTGGGAAATGCGCCATCCCGACTTCGCGGAATACGCGCTCGTCGGCTGA
- a CDS encoding VOC family protein has protein sequence MSYPNTLIFVDLTSDDPAACAAFYADVFGWENDPRPYGVFHRMVPGGNALNPDGSESQIGNFHIGIHNAANARPHPEADGVEPRFVAGMGRKPRLWILVSADDSVERILDDAEKRGAEILWRDHYWKEFNGLNHAFRDPWGNEIVLWRKGGENPEIPGHYTRE, from the coding sequence TTGTCCTATCCTAATACCCTGATCTTCGTCGACCTCACTTCCGACGATCCCGCCGCCTGTGCAGCCTTCTACGCGGATGTCTTTGGCTGGGAGAACGATCCGCGTCCCTATGGCGTCTTCCATCGCATGGTCCCCGGCGGCAATGCGCTGAACCCCGACGGCAGCGAAAGCCAGATCGGCAATTTCCATATCGGTATTCACAACGCGGCGAATGCGCGACCGCATCCGGAAGCGGATGGCGTCGAGCCGCGCTTTGTGGCGGGCATGGGGCGCAAGCCGCGGCTCTGGATTCTCGTGAGCGCCGACGACAGCGTGGAGCGGATCCTCGATGATGCCGAAAAGCGCGGCGCGGAAATCCTCTGGCGCGACCACTACTGGAAGGAGTTCAACGGATTGAACCATGCCTTCCGCGATCCCTGGGGCAACGAAATCGTGCTGTGGCGGAAGGGCGGCGAGAACCCGGAAATCCCCGGGCATTACACCCGCGAATAG
- a CDS encoding alkaline phosphatase D family protein: MMSFRPTRRDALKGFAATGGVAVMGTSGCSEEPEVIAEFHHGVASGDPEATAVIIWTRVTAPGEASVLWQVAKDEAFAEIVSKGEASAKASSDYTVKIDVRGLEPGQGYFYRFLSGRAVSPVGRTRTLAAKDATTLRLGVVSCSHYGFGFYNVYRELAKEQDLDAIVHLGDYIYEYGPDGYGGPEAKEIGREQEPPHEIVTLDDYRMRFSQYRRDADLQAAHAAAPFITIWDDHETANNSWSGGAQNHQPDTEGKWETRRDAALRAYFEWMPMRDPKPGEAFHRLHRTYEMGTLATLHLIETRLTARSGEVSYEDDMVYFETAYDVSDPQAPLVLNAEDAALLPAGRAERLKTPWRESDGAAITDYKQVREWADTGLPDGYVYKPDLARFREEVLGDPARELLGEAQLGWLAGELKASRANEVPWQILGNQVIMARMDAPDFTVAFPPEVIEPAIRDNPYTRQWVERTKLRLPINPGVWDGYPASRQRLYETVREAEASLVVLTGDSHQFWANDLRETPGGRRIGVEFGTSSVSSKGGYDYLAADPRAYDITEETLLRDVPEIVYCETRHRGFILLEITAEAVEADYRAVSTVRSRDYTSSSLKRLRVTREGPGELSDLVPV; the protein is encoded by the coding sequence ATGATGAGTTTTCGACCGACACGCCGCGATGCTCTGAAGGGATTTGCCGCTACCGGCGGTGTCGCCGTCATGGGCACGTCCGGCTGCTCCGAAGAGCCGGAGGTCATCGCGGAATTCCACCATGGCGTTGCGAGCGGCGACCCGGAAGCGACCGCCGTCATCATCTGGACCCGCGTCACCGCTCCGGGCGAGGCGAGCGTTCTCTGGCAAGTGGCAAAGGACGAGGCATTTGCCGAGATCGTGAGCAAGGGCGAGGCCTCCGCGAAGGCCTCCAGCGACTATACGGTGAAGATCGATGTGCGCGGCCTTGAGCCCGGCCAAGGTTATTTCTACCGCTTTCTCTCGGGCAGGGCTGTCTCTCCGGTCGGCCGCACCCGCACTCTCGCCGCAAAGGATGCAACGACGCTCCGTCTCGGTGTCGTCTCCTGCTCGCATTACGGCTTCGGCTTCTACAACGTCTATCGCGAACTCGCGAAGGAGCAGGACCTCGACGCCATCGTCCACCTTGGCGACTACATCTACGAATACGGACCTGATGGTTATGGCGGACCCGAGGCAAAGGAGATTGGCCGCGAGCAGGAGCCACCGCACGAGATCGTGACACTCGACGATTACCGCATGCGTTTTTCCCAGTATCGCCGCGATGCCGACCTTCAGGCCGCGCATGCGGCCGCGCCTTTCATCACCATTTGGGACGACCATGAAACGGCGAATAATTCATGGTCGGGCGGCGCCCAGAACCATCAGCCGGACACCGAAGGCAAGTGGGAGACAAGGCGGGATGCGGCGCTCCGCGCCTATTTCGAATGGATGCCCATGCGCGACCCGAAACCGGGAGAAGCTTTCCATCGTCTCCATCGGACCTACGAGATGGGGACGCTTGCGACACTCCATCTCATTGAGACGAGACTCACCGCCCGCAGCGGCGAGGTGAGCTATGAAGACGACATGGTCTATTTCGAGACCGCCTATGATGTTTCGGACCCGCAAGCGCCGCTCGTCCTGAACGCCGAAGATGCCGCCTTGCTTCCGGCAGGCCGGGCCGAACGCCTGAAAACACCTTGGCGTGAAAGCGACGGCGCCGCGATCACAGATTACAAGCAAGTCCGCGAATGGGCCGATACCGGCCTGCCGGACGGATACGTCTACAAGCCCGACCTCGCGCGCTTTCGCGAGGAAGTTCTGGGAGATCCCGCCCGCGAACTGCTCGGTGAGGCACAATTGGGATGGCTCGCGGGCGAGTTGAAGGCATCGCGCGCGAATGAGGTGCCGTGGCAGATCCTCGGCAACCAGGTCATCATGGCGCGCATGGATGCGCCGGACTTCACGGTGGCCTTCCCACCCGAGGTGATCGAGCCCGCGATACGGGACAACCCCTATACCCGTCAATGGGTGGAGCGCACGAAGCTCCGCCTGCCCATCAATCCCGGCGTATGGGACGGCTATCCTGCCTCGCGTCAGCGCCTGTATGAAACGGTGCGCGAAGCGGAAGCAAGTCTCGTCGTGCTGACGGGCGACTCGCATCAGTTCTGGGCGAACGATCTTCGCGAGACGCCGGGCGGCAGGCGCATCGGCGTCGAATTCGGTACCAGCAGCGTCAGTTCAAAGGGCGGTTACGACTATCTCGCCGCCGACCCGCGCGCCTATGACATCACCGAGGAGACGCTGCTGCGCGATGTGCCCGAGATCGTCTATTGCGAGACGCGTCACAGGGGTTTCATCCTGCTCGAAATTACCGCAGAAGCTGTCGAGGCGGATTACAGGGCCGTTTCGACCGTTCGCTCCCGCGACTACACATCGTCGAGCCTCAAGCGGCTTCGCGTCACCCGCGAAGGGCCGGGCGAGCTTTCGGATCTCGTCCCGGTTTGA
- a CDS encoding carbohydrate kinase family protein: MKGRVLCVGRNSLDLVFNVELARLRPDSKQRTSDPAVLVGGQCVNAAVTLAGLGCAVSYAGVVGGDAGAERVLAFLQERGIDCAAVETAAGMANPCAYIMVDAKTGERSIVETAPDSFPRFTGRIAEKLWAVTSSVYFDGHEEDASIAIAAEAARRGVPTLTDAETLTEGTRELLSLADTAIVPGAVAMELAGSDRPDDMLRALAALGGTAHVVTLGEEGAFGAVAGGTTHRVPAFPCNAIDTTGAGDAFHAGFLFAKMAGAAFPDAMTFAARVAAKACEVRGANLDARTLALLGADFSR, from the coding sequence ATGAAGGGCAGGGTTCTGTGCGTCGGGCGCAACAGCCTCGATCTCGTCTTCAATGTCGAGCTCGCGCGCCTGCGGCCGGACAGCAAGCAGCGCACAAGCGATCCTGCTGTGCTTGTCGGGGGCCAATGCGTGAACGCGGCGGTGACGCTGGCAGGGCTCGGCTGTGCGGTTTCCTATGCGGGTGTCGTCGGGGGCGATGCAGGAGCGGAGCGGGTTCTTGCTTTTCTGCAGGAGCGCGGCATCGATTGCGCCGCCGTCGAAACCGCCGCCGGCATGGCGAACCCCTGCGCCTACATCATGGTGGACGCAAAGACAGGCGAGCGAAGCATCGTCGAGACCGCCCCGGACAGCTTTCCCCGCTTCACGGGGCGCATCGCGGAGAAGCTCTGGGCCGTGACGTCGAGCGTCTATTTCGACGGGCACGAGGAAGATGCCTCGATTGCGATTGCCGCCGAGGCAGCGCGGCGCGGCGTGCCGACGCTGACCGATGCCGAAACATTGACGGAGGGCACGCGGGAACTGCTGTCGCTGGCCGATACGGCCATCGTGCCCGGAGCGGTGGCGATGGAGCTGGCGGGGTCCGACAGACCCGACGACATGCTCCGGGCGCTTGCAGCTCTCGGCGGCACGGCGCATGTCGTTACCCTCGGCGAGGAAGGGGCATTCGGCGCGGTGGCGGGCGGGACGACGCACCGGGTTCCCGCGTTTCCCTGCAACGCCATAGATACGACCGGCGCGGGCGATGCGTTTCACGCGGGCTTCCTCTTCGCGAAGATGGCCGGAGCGGCCTTCCCGGATGCCATGACCTTCGCCGCGCGCGTCGCGGCGAAGGCTTGCGAGGTGAGGGGAGCCAATCTGGATGCTCGGACGCTCGCACTGCTTGGCGCGGACTTCAGTCGATGA